The Dokdonia sp. 4H-3-7-5 genomic interval TATAGGTGTACAAAAATCAAACATCATCACTTCTGAAAATGTCTTTATCACAACCTCTGCCCCTATGCCATTTAAATCTCCAATAGAAATCCCTACACGTACTTTTTGATCTTTATTCATGTGATGCTTCTAGCGTTTTGTATTTTTACAACACAAAAGTAACCAAATAAAATCCATTCATGTTTACAGGTATTATTGAAGATCTTGCTACTGTAGTTTCAATAGAAAAAGATCAGGAAAACATACACTACAAGATAAAAAGCAGCATCACTAGCCAACTCAAAATTGACCAAAGTGTTGCTCACAATGGTGTTTGCCTAACTGTAGTGGCTATAGAAGATGACATCTACAAAGTTACAGCTATACAAGAAACTCTTGATAAGACAAATTTAAACAGCCTCGCTACTAACGACACTGTAAATCTAGAGCGCGCTATGCAGTTAGGCGCCCGTCTTGACGGACATATTGTGCAGGGTCATGTAGACCAAGTGGGAACATGTACTAACATTGAGGAAGAGGATGGAAGCTGGAGATTTACTTTTAAATATGATACTTCATTAGGAAATGTTACTATTGAAAAGGGATCTATCACTGTAAATGGGACAAGCTTAACCGTAGTAGACTCTACAGAAGGAGGGTTTAGTGTAGCTATTATTCCTTACACATATGAGAACACCGTATTTAAAGACTTTAAAATAGGCATGGAGGTAAACTTAGAGTTTGATGTAATAGGGAAATATGTAAAACGTCTTACGCAGGGCTATTAGATCTAGCTTTATTGTTCTTGTAAGCGTAAAAAGCACCTGCTAGTACACCACAAATTACCAATATAATGATATTGTCATCTATAGGCGCGACAAGTCCAGGTAGAGAGGATGTCCTAGTGCCCGGAGGCGGAGGTCCATCTTGTGCATATCCACATACCCCTACAAATGATAGGAGAATTGCTGCAATGAAAGTTCTGAGATTGGGGCTCATAATAATTCAAAAGTAATACCTCTTAGACTGCAAAATAATCTTACTGTCTTCAGAGTATAGGTTGGGTATAATTGTGTCTTTCAACGTCAATAATACGCATTTAATCGTAAAAACAAGCAAATTACTTGTAGTTTTAATTTAAAATAAGAATACAGTAAAATATTAATCAGCTAGGTTAACTGATTAATATATATAATAAAACGATAAAGTTTATGGATTTAGTATTCTAACTAAAAAAGTGGTCCCACTTGGGCTCGAACCAAGGACCCTCTGATTATGAGTCAGATGCTCTAACCAGCTGAGCTATGGGACCGTTGTTTTCTATGTTTCTCAGATGAGGTTGAAAACGGGTGCAAATTTAGTATAAATCTTAACCCAACCAAAGGTTTTTATTACAAATTATCAATTTCTTGACATAATTCTACTAGAACACCTCCAGCAGTCTTAGGGTGCACAAATGCAACCAGCTTATTATCAGCCCCTTTCTTTGGTTTTTCATTTAATAAAATAAAACCTTCTTTTTTTAATCGCTCCATTTCTTCTACTATATTATCTACTGCAAAGGCTATGTGATGTATTCCTTCTCCTTTCTTTTCTAAAAATTTAGCAATAGGCCCATCTTCTGTTGTTGCCTCTAGAAGCTCTATTTTATTAGGCCCAGATTGAAAAAAGGATGTACGCACTCCTTCTGAGGCTACTTCTTCTATTTTATAATGAGCTACACCCAATAACTTCTCGTATAAATCATTTCCCGCCTCGAGATCCTTAACTGCGATTCCTATATGTTCTATTTTTTTCATAGTTTATTTAATTTATGATGTGTTGTTTCATACTAATAGTATCGTGTAGGCAAGTTTAGCTTTCGCGAAAGCGTAATTACAACCATTATTACTACTAAAGTTTAATGATAACTTACTTACACAAAAGTAATACAATTCAAAAAACGTATTTTTGCAGTCTATGGAATCAAACAGACAGAAAAAAGTAGCAGGAGTTCTTCAGAAGGATCTTGCAGAAGTTCTTCAGAACGCACTACGTGACAGTGGTAAGGGAGGCATCATTGTGTCCGTTACTAAAGTAAAAGTTCCTACAGATCTTTCTATTGCCAAAGTATACCTAAGCGTTTTCCCTAACGACAAAGCTGCAGATATACTTAAAGAAGTAAATCAAGTAAAACCTATTATAAGACACAATATATCTCAACGCACACGCCACCAACTGCGTCGCATGCCTGAGTTACAATTTTTTATAGACGACACACTAGAGTATCTAGATGGTATTGAACGCTCTCTTAAACGCGAGG includes:
- a CDS encoding riboflavin synthase, with translation MFTGIIEDLATVVSIEKDQENIHYKIKSSITSQLKIDQSVAHNGVCLTVVAIEDDIYKVTAIQETLDKTNLNSLATNDTVNLERAMQLGARLDGHIVQGHVDQVGTCTNIEEEDGSWRFTFKYDTSLGNVTIEKGSITVNGTSLTVVDSTEGGFSVAIIPYTYENTVFKDFKIGMEVNLEFDVIGKYVKRLTQGY
- the mce gene encoding methylmalonyl-CoA epimerase, encoding MKKIEHIGIAVKDLEAGNDLYEKLLGVAHYKIEEVASEGVRTSFFQSGPNKIELLEATTEDGPIAKFLEKKGEGIHHIAFAVDNIVEEMERLKKEGFILLNEKPKKGADNKLVAFVHPKTAGGVLVELCQEIDNL
- the rbfA gene encoding 30S ribosome-binding factor RbfA, with translation MESNRQKKVAGVLQKDLAEVLQNALRDSGKGGIIVSVTKVKVPTDLSIAKVYLSVFPNDKAADILKEVNQVKPIIRHNISQRTRHQLRRMPELQFFIDDTLEYLDGIERSLKREENPLEDPSLLARRKKI